From a region of the Rhinoderma darwinii isolate aRhiDar2 unplaced genomic scaffold, aRhiDar2.hap1 Scaffold_423, whole genome shotgun sequence genome:
- the LOC142710264 gene encoding histone H2A type 1-like — MSGRGKQGGKVRAKAKTRSSRAGLQFPVGRVHRLLRKGNYAQRVGAGAPVYMAAVLEYLTAEIMELAGNAARDNKKTRIIPRHLQLAVRNDEELNKLLGGVTIAQGGVLPNIQAVLLPKKTESSKSAKSK, encoded by the coding sequence ATGTCTGGAAGAGGAAAGCAAGGAGGCAAAGTGCGGGCTAAAGCCAAGACCCGCTCATCCCGGGCAGGACTTCAGTTCCCTGtcggtcgtgtgcacagacttCTCCGCAAGGGCAACTACGCTCAGAGGGTGGGTGCCGGCGCTCCGGTTTACATGGCCGCTGTTCTGGAATATCTGACCGCTGAGATAATGGAACTGGCCGGAAATGCCGCCCGGGACAACAAGAAGACCCGAATCATCCCCCGTCACCTGCAGCTGGCCGTGCGCAATGACGAGGAGCTCAACAAGCTGCTGGGTGGTGTGACCATCGCTCAGGGAGGCGTCCTGCCCAACATCCAGGCCGTTCTGCTGCCCAAGAAGACCGAGAGCAGCAAAAGCGCCAAGAGCAAGTGA
- the LOC142710277 gene encoding histone H3 — protein MARTKQTARKSTGGKAPRKQLATKAARKSAPATGGVKKPHRYRPGTVALREIRRYQKSTELLIRKLPFQRLVREIAQDFKTDLRFQSSAVMALQEASEAYLVGLFEDTNLCAIHAKRVTIMPKDIQLARRIRGERA, from the coding sequence ATGGCCAGAACAAAGCAGACTGCGCGTAAATCCACCGGCGGGAAAGCGCCCCGCAAGCAGCTGGCTACTAAAGCTGCACGGAAGAGCGCTCCCGCTACCGGCGGAGTGAAGAAGCCTCATCGTTACCGCCCGGGCACAGTCGCTCTCCGTGAAATCCGCCGCTACCAGAAGTCCACCGAGCTTCTTATCCGTAAGCTGCCCTTCCAGCGCCTGGTGAGAGAGATCGCTCAGGACTTCAAGACCGATCTGCGCTTCCAGAGCTCAGCAGTCATGGCTCTGCAGGAGGCCAGCGAGGCTTATCTGGTCGGACTGTTTGAGGATACCAACCTGTGCGCCATCCACGCCAAGAGGGTCACCATCATGCCCAAAGACATTCAACTGGCCCGCAGGATCCGTGGGGAGAGGGCTTAG